The following proteins are encoded in a genomic region of Gimesia algae:
- a CDS encoding sialidase family protein has product MCSLLRPVSFLLTLLLFTSFNQAGEKSDQNDPALVPPPINTNPGKEYADDTRMFQGIPGLSRAANGRLWALWYAGGTGEGELNYVVLVTSGDDGKTWSGPKLVIDPPGPVRAYDPAIWHDPSGRMWVFWAQSYRWWDGRSGVWAITSDDSDQENPKWTEPRRLCNGIMMNKPTVLSNGDWLLPVAIWKQPAKESIEHRFDLPKERGGNIFISKDQGKSFQLLGQTDVPERTFDEHMVVERKDNSLWTLVRTRYGIGESSSTDGGKTWSEGKASDIPHVNARFFIRRLKSGNLLMVRHNPADKKSRRDLTAFLSKDDGKTWQGGLLLDERPGVSYPDGVQSDDGTIYIIYDFARTRDKKILMATFTEEDVLAGKPVSGQARLRILVNQATGTEK; this is encoded by the coding sequence GTGTGCTCATTGCTTCGACCTGTTTCTTTTCTGCTCACACTTCTGCTCTTCACTTCATTCAACCAGGCTGGGGAAAAATCGGACCAGAATGATCCGGCACTCGTTCCCCCTCCCATCAATACAAATCCTGGCAAAGAATATGCAGATGACACACGCATGTTCCAGGGGATCCCCGGTCTGTCACGCGCTGCCAACGGACGCCTGTGGGCACTCTGGTATGCCGGTGGAACGGGTGAAGGTGAACTGAACTATGTGGTTCTCGTCACCAGTGGTGATGATGGTAAAACATGGTCGGGTCCCAAACTGGTGATTGATCCTCCCGGTCCCGTCCGTGCGTATGACCCGGCAATCTGGCATGATCCCAGTGGTCGCATGTGGGTCTTCTGGGCTCAATCCTATCGCTGGTGGGATGGCCGCAGTGGTGTCTGGGCGATTACTTCTGATGATTCCGATCAGGAAAACCCGAAATGGACAGAACCCCGCCGCCTGTGTAACGGCATCATGATGAATAAGCCTACCGTTCTTTCAAACGGAGACTGGTTGTTGCCGGTTGCGATCTGGAAACAGCCCGCTAAAGAATCCATTGAACACCGTTTTGATCTGCCCAAAGAACGTGGCGGAAATATTTTCATTTCAAAAGACCAGGGAAAATCATTTCAGCTGCTCGGACAAACGGATGTACCCGAACGAACATTTGACGAACACATGGTTGTGGAACGCAAAGACAACAGTCTCTGGACACTGGTCAGAACCCGCTATGGAATTGGTGAATCCAGTTCCACTGACGGGGGAAAGACCTGGTCGGAGGGAAAAGCTTCTGACATACCGCATGTGAATGCCCGGTTTTTCATTCGGCGTCTGAAATCGGGGAATCTGCTAATGGTCCGACATAACCCCGCAGACAAAAAATCCCGCCGTGATTTGACTGCGTTTCTCTCAAAAGATGATGGAAAAACATGGCAGGGAGGCTTACTTCTGGATGAACGGCCAGGTGTCTCTTATCCGGATGGAGTTCAAAGCGATGATGGTACGATTTACATCATCTATGATTTTGCACGGACGCGAGATAAGAAAATCCTGATGGCGACCTTTACAGAAGAAGATGTACTGGCGGGTAAGCCAGTCTCTGGCCAAGCGCGTCTGCGTATTCTCGTCAATCAGGCAACGGGAACAGAAAAATAA
- a CDS encoding sulfatase-like hydrolase/transferase: MRHFLCFLSLVFSLSLTTAPLDAAEQRNVLILFSDNQNWNDCGCYGNSVVKTPHIDQLAREGTRYQNAFATTASCGPSRGVFYTGLHVHANGQYGHPHGDHNFRLKPKVETVFALLDKNQYRTAMIGKYHLFPEDTTIDFQPKVSGYRVKEMADLATEFLNQKSEKPFFLVMGYHDPHPTSRTQPEWGVKVKESGMSLTNYDPQKISVPSYLPDRPEVREGLAGYYQQISYLDEGIGCVLKALEAAGQADNTLVIFTSDHGSSEPGAMANHYDPGVRIPFIIRDPILPEAERGVVSDAMVSLLDITPTVLDWTDTKGPKYKLHGRSILPTVGKEHTPDWDEVCLSHVFHEVTMYYPMRTLRTRDYKLIWNLEWRSKYPLPIDTLSRATWNETLKLQEPVLGQRSVHKFLFRDEVELYDLKQDPDEVVNLACQPEYQALRKELSEKLLEHLKQTDDLWLKQYTLPISCASEVEEQEAAYKPLFNGRDLTGWTLKRANRKGYHVKEGKLVCPADGGGFLFTEKEYADFSLKFDFKLTKAANNGIAVRCPLVDQKPAYEGMEIQVLDNKGYPKKLKPAQYHGSVYDVIPAKRGALKPVGEWNHEEIICRGSKITVIVNEIPVLQTNLADIKDEQVRARHPGLKNQRGHIGLLGHGSHVEYKNIRIKEF; encoded by the coding sequence ATGCGGCATTTTCTATGTTTTCTTTCTCTCGTTTTCAGCCTGTCTCTGACAACAGCACCACTCGATGCGGCAGAGCAGCGTAATGTACTGATTCTATTTTCTGACAATCAGAACTGGAACGATTGTGGCTGCTATGGAAATTCCGTCGTCAAAACTCCACACATCGATCAGTTGGCTCGAGAAGGAACCCGTTATCAAAATGCATTCGCAACCACTGCTTCCTGCGGGCCCTCGCGCGGCGTCTTCTACACGGGCCTGCATGTGCATGCTAACGGGCAATATGGGCATCCTCATGGAGACCATAATTTTCGACTGAAACCGAAAGTCGAAACAGTTTTTGCCTTGCTGGATAAAAACCAGTATCGCACGGCGATGATCGGGAAATACCATCTCTTCCCGGAAGACACCACTATCGATTTCCAACCCAAAGTCAGCGGCTACCGTGTCAAAGAGATGGCAGATCTGGCAACGGAATTTTTGAATCAGAAGAGCGAGAAACCCTTTTTTCTGGTGATGGGATATCACGATCCACACCCCACTTCACGCACACAACCGGAATGGGGCGTTAAGGTCAAAGAATCCGGGATGTCGCTTACGAACTATGACCCGCAAAAGATTTCAGTCCCCTCGTATCTGCCAGACCGTCCCGAAGTTCGCGAAGGATTAGCCGGCTATTACCAGCAGATCAGTTATCTCGATGAAGGCATCGGTTGTGTCTTGAAAGCGCTGGAAGCAGCGGGTCAGGCAGACAACACACTCGTCATTTTCACCAGCGACCATGGCTCCTCTGAACCGGGGGCAATGGCTAATCACTATGACCCCGGAGTGCGTATTCCCTTCATTATCCGTGATCCAATACTACCCGAGGCAGAACGGGGAGTCGTCTCCGATGCGATGGTTTCGCTGCTGGATATCACTCCCACTGTACTGGACTGGACGGATACAAAGGGACCGAAATACAAGCTGCACGGACGCAGTATCCTGCCAACTGTCGGAAAAGAACATACCCCCGACTGGGATGAGGTCTGCCTGAGTCATGTGTTTCATGAGGTCACCATGTATTATCCCATGCGGACGCTGCGGACCCGCGATTACAAACTGATCTGGAACCTGGAATGGCGTTCAAAGTATCCGTTACCCATCGACACTCTTTCAAGGGCAACCTGGAATGAAACCTTGAAGCTGCAAGAACCAGTTCTCGGCCAGCGCAGTGTGCATAAATTCCTGTTCCGAGATGAAGTTGAGCTGTATGATCTCAAACAGGATCCAGATGAAGTTGTCAATCTGGCCTGCCAGCCGGAATACCAGGCTCTGAGAAAAGAACTCTCGGAGAAATTGCTGGAGCACTTAAAGCAAACCGATGACCTGTGGCTCAAACAGTACACCCTGCCGATCTCCTGTGCATCAGAAGTTGAAGAACAAGAAGCTGCATATAAGCCTCTGTTCAATGGGCGCGATTTAACAGGTTGGACGCTCAAGCGTGCCAATCGCAAAGGCTACCACGTCAAAGAGGGGAAACTGGTCTGCCCTGCTGACGGGGGAGGTTTTCTGTTTACCGAAAAAGAATACGCAGACTTCAGCCTGAAATTTGATTTCAAACTGACGAAAGCTGCCAACAACGGGATTGCAGTTCGCTGTCCGCTGGTAGACCAAAAGCCCGCTTATGAAGGTATGGAAATCCAGGTCCTCGACAATAAAGGCTATCCCAAAAAACTGAAACCAGCCCAATATCACGGCTCGGTTTACGATGTGATTCCAGCAAAACGCGGCGCTCTGAAACCGGTTGGTGAATGGAATCACGAAGAAATCATCTGCCGCGGATCAAAAATCACGGTGATCGTGAATGAGATACCTGTACTACAAACCAATCTGGCTGATATCAAAGACGAGCAGGTGCGCGCCCGGCACCCGGGACTCAAGAATCAACGTGGGCATATTGGACTGCTGGGACATGGCAGTCATGTAGAGTATAAAAATATTCGCATCAAAGAATTTTAA
- a CDS encoding GlsB/YeaQ/YmgE family stress response membrane protein: MDLTEFIILLVVAGLCGSIARGLAGSTRGGCLVSIALGFIGALLGSKLAMLLGLPEIFSLNLGGRNYPIVWSIIGAALFCAVLGLLSGRRRL; the protein is encoded by the coding sequence ATGGACCTGACCGAATTTATCATTTTACTGGTCGTGGCTGGGCTCTGTGGCAGTATTGCCAGAGGATTGGCGGGTAGTACGCGCGGCGGCTGTCTGGTTTCCATCGCGTTGGGATTTATCGGTGCGCTTCTAGGCAGTAAATTAGCCATGCTGCTGGGGCTGCCAGAAATCTTCTCTTTAAATCTGGGGGGCAGAAATTATCCCATCGTCTGGTCGATCATTGGTGCAGCGCTGTTTTGTGCGGTTCTGGGACTGCTCTCAGGCAGACGCCGCCTGTAA
- a CDS encoding Gfo/Idh/MocA family protein, whose product MTEKPESRRTFLKQSAAVSVAASQLTSLAPAKAYQSNERLRIGIIGPGRRGFGSHVKTLVKLRNEKGANLDITGINDVYAVHRDQAVDYIKKETGQTPKTFEDYRDLLNDKEIDAVCIATPDHWHAKQVLDALKAGKHVYCEKPMTHHISEAMEVVDAWKKSGLVVQVGVQSTSMPIWNEVRALVDEGKLGKIVQFQAESFRNSLGGMSRHNVITKEMTPRTVDWKRWLGVEEGLAPDLPFDRATYGQWRCYWPFGYGMYSDLFVHRVTAMLKATGLMYPGRVVGGGGIFLEYDDREVTDVASIIADFHEGVQGLVSSTMISSEVPIRHLIRGHHGTVVFDKNVFGQRQAYEFIPERPQVTLDSTLKREEVVSERVPDQTQLHFENFLAAVKAENPSLVNNSPELGAAAIMVVNLAVRSYREGKVFQVERESLKINNGNSSWADDWETMSKAHSKPRHVAGWHAGDRGSILIPPKYQKLAGPWIDGKPPENT is encoded by the coding sequence ATGACTGAGAAACCAGAAAGTCGTCGTACATTTCTCAAACAGTCAGCGGCAGTGAGCGTCGCCGCCAGCCAGTTGACGTCCCTCGCGCCCGCGAAAGCATACCAGTCAAATGAACGGCTCCGCATCGGAATTATTGGTCCAGGGCGACGGGGATTCGGTTCTCACGTGAAAACACTGGTGAAACTTCGCAATGAAAAAGGGGCGAATCTCGATATTACCGGCATCAATGATGTCTATGCGGTGCACCGCGATCAGGCAGTGGACTATATCAAAAAAGAGACGGGACAAACTCCTAAAACCTTCGAAGACTACCGTGACTTACTGAATGATAAAGAGATCGACGCCGTCTGCATCGCAACTCCTGATCACTGGCATGCAAAACAGGTTCTGGATGCTCTAAAAGCAGGCAAACACGTCTATTGTGAAAAACCGATGACGCATCATATCTCGGAAGCCATGGAGGTCGTTGACGCCTGGAAAAAATCGGGACTGGTCGTCCAGGTTGGTGTGCAGTCCACCAGCATGCCGATCTGGAATGAAGTGCGCGCGCTCGTCGATGAGGGCAAACTCGGAAAAATCGTCCAGTTTCAGGCAGAATCGTTTCGAAATTCTCTGGGAGGCATGTCCCGTCATAATGTCATCACCAAAGAAATGACTCCCCGGACTGTCGACTGGAAACGCTGGCTGGGTGTCGAAGAGGGTCTTGCTCCTGATTTGCCATTCGACCGCGCAACTTATGGACAATGGCGCTGCTACTGGCCTTTCGGCTACGGAATGTATTCCGACCTGTTCGTGCATCGTGTCACAGCCATGCTGAAAGCCACCGGGTTGATGTATCCTGGGCGCGTGGTTGGCGGTGGGGGAATTTTCTTGGAGTATGATGACCGGGAAGTCACCGATGTAGCTTCGATTATTGCCGATTTCCATGAAGGTGTCCAGGGGCTGGTTTCCAGCACGATGATCTCCAGCGAAGTCCCCATCCGACATCTGATTCGTGGTCACCATGGGACGGTTGTCTTTGACAAAAATGTGTTCGGGCAGCGGCAGGCTTATGAATTTATCCCCGAACGTCCACAGGTGACACTCGACAGCACATTAAAGCGGGAGGAAGTCGTCTCCGAGCGCGTTCCCGACCAGACACAACTGCACTTCGAAAACTTCCTGGCTGCTGTGAAAGCCGAAAATCCCTCGCTGGTTAACAATTCGCCGGAATTGGGGGCAGCGGCGATTATGGTCGTTAATCTTGCAGTTCGCAGTTATCGTGAAGGGAAAGTATTCCAGGTCGAACGTGAATCTCTCAAAATCAACAATGGTAACTCCAGCTGGGCTGACGACTGGGAAACCATGTCGAAAGCACATAGTAAGCCCCGGCACGTTGCAGGCTGGCACGCAGGTGACAGGGGGAGTATTCTCATTCCCCCTAAATATCAGAAACTGGCTGGTCCCTGGATTGATGGCAAGCCGCCTGAAAATACCTGA